The following coding sequences are from one Neurospora crassa OR74A linkage group I, whole genome shotgun sequence window:
- a CDS encoding ribosome assembly protein Noc2 has translation MVKNVKQTKKFEKKHLKGVLERRKVVQKIKQKEQIKQKKQAKKSQDDAFIKGPDGGKKPVHAKKNLGTAAAGEMTVDDFFQGGFEILDKKTKDASGKLGKRKRDQEESDAEEEPSADEGSDVDFSDDDISHDEVSDDDEEDDEVVDGAAPTGMTKEAMASLAEKDPEFYKFLKENDPEALEFDENADFSEIDELSGSEGEGEEPKKKKQKKDTKAADEENGFELTQKMIAKWKAQIEETKSLRAARQVVIAFRCAAHLNEDDDEKPQRYTINNPDAFNDILVLALKHIPEVLAHHVPVKESASGKAYVNTDTKKFKILSQLVKNYAASIIHLLGTLSDEPTLKLTISALEPLLPYLLSFRKLLKVLIKTVVAFWSQSASTEATRITAFLVARRLMVISDKGVRETVLKAVYQGLVQGCRLTNVNTVAGINIMKNSAAELWGLDQTLGYTTAFGFIRQLAIHLRNSIVNNKNNAFRNVYNWQYVHSLDFWSCVLSEHCSPLKEAEAGKESQLKLLIYPLVQVTLGAMRLIPTALYFPLRFQLIRSLLRLSRATDTYIPLASALLEVLNSAEMKKPPKSSTLKPLDFATAYKAPKSYLRTRVYQDGLGEQVIELLSEYFVLWSRNIAFPEFSLPVVVALKRWLKDSRKKSTGNNNGKIGTQLALLVQKIESNAKFIEDKRNRVDFAPNDRTQVEAFLRDFEWEKTPLGAFVVSQRKLRAEKRKMMEEARKEDEKKRKEEEEEERLGKQAEDEEDSDEEDHDDLAEEDEDEEDEDEEDEEDEEEDEEEEEDDE, from the coding sequence ATGGTCAAAAACGTCAAACAAACGAAAAAGTTCGAAAAGAAGCACCTAAAGGGTGTTCTAGAACGCAGAAAGGTCGTCCAGAAGATCAAGCAAAAAGAGCAGatcaagcagaagaagcaggccAAGAAGTCCCAAGATGACGCCTTCATCAAGGGCCCCGATGGCGGCAAGAAGCCTGTCCACGCCAAGAAGAACCTCGGtactgccgccgccggcgaaATGACCGTCGACGACTTCTTCCAGGGCGGCTTCGAGATTCTcgacaagaagaccaaggatGCCTCCGGCAAATTGGGCAAGAGGAAACGCGACCAAGAAGAGTCCgacgccgaggaggagccaTCAGCAGACGAGGGCAGCGATGTCGACTTCTCCGACGACGATATTTCCCACGACGAGGttagcgacgacgacgaggaggatgacgaggtcgTAGACGGTGCCGCCCCTACCGGCATGACCAAGGAAGCCATGGCCTCCCTCGCCGAAAAGGATCCCGAATTCTACAAGTTCCTGAAGGAGAATGACCCCGAGGCCCTCGAGTTCGACGAAAACGCAGACTTTTCCGAGATTGACGAGCTCAGCGGGAgcgagggcgagggcgaggagcccaagaagaagaagcaaaagaaggaCACCAAGGCTGCCGACGAGGAGAACGGCTTCGAACTCACGCAGAAAATGATcgccaagtggaaggcacAGATCGAGGAAACAAAGTCACTTAGAGCCGCTCGCCAGGTAGTAATAGCCTTCCGTTGCGCCGCCCACCtgaacgaggacgacgacgaaaagCCCCAACGAtacaccatcaacaacccaGATGCCTTCAACGACATTCTGGTTCTGGCCCTTAAGCATATTCCCGAGGTGCTCGCACACCACGTACCTGTCAAGGAGTCCGCCTCCGGCAAGGCCTACGTCAACACCGATACCAAGAAGTTCAAGATCCTTTCGCAGCTCGTCAAGAACTACGCCGCCTCCATCATTCACCTCCTCGGCACCCTCTCCGACGAGCCCACCCTTAAACTCACAATCTCCGCTCTTGAGCCTCTGCTCCCTTACCTCCTTTCCTTCAGAAAGCTTCTCAAGGTCTTGATCAAGACGGTTGTCGCTTTCTGGTCGCAGTCCGCCAGCACCGAAGCCACCAGGATAACAGCTTTCCTGGTCGCCCGGCGCCTGATGGTCATCTCAGACAAGGGCGTGCGCGAGACGGTCCTCAAGGCCGTCTACCAGGGTCTTGTGCAGGGCTGCCGCCTGACTAACGTCAACACGGTGGCGGGCATCAACATCATGAAGAACTCGGCGGCCGAGCTCTGGGGTCTCGACCAGACCCTCGGCTACACCACCGCCTTCGGCTTCATCCGCCAGCTGGCCATCCACCTTCGCAACTCCATCGTCAACAATAAGAACAACGCCTTCCGCAACGTCTACAACTGGCAGTACGTGCACTCGCTCGACTTCTGGTCGTGCGTCCTCTCTGAGCATTGCTCTCCGCTCAAGGAGGCCGAAGCCGGCAAGGAGTCCCAGCTCAAGCTCCTTATCTATCCCTTGGTACAAGTTACCCTCGGCGCCATGCGCCTCATCCCTACTGCTCTCTACTTCCCTCTGCGCTTCCAGCTCATCCGCTCGCTCCTGCGTCTCTCGCGTGCCACCGACACCTACATTCCCCTGGCCTCCGCCCTCCTCGAGGTCCTCAACTCCGCCGAGATGAAGAAGCCTCCCAAGTCGTCCACCCTCAAACCGCTCGACTTTGCCACCGCCTACAAGGCCCCCAAGTCGTACCTGCGCACGCGCGTCTACCAGGACGGTCTCGGCGAGCAAGTCATCGAGTTGTTGTCTGAGTACTTCGTCCTCTGGTCGCGCAACATCGCCTTCCCTGAGTTTTCCCTTCCCGTCGTCGTTGCCTTGAAGCGCTGGCTCAAGGACTCCCGCAAGAAGAGCActggcaacaacaacggcaagATCGGTACGCAGCTGGCCCTTTTGGTGCAAAAGATCGAGTCCAACGCCAAGTTCATCGAGGACAAGCGCAACCGCGTCGACTTTGCGCCCAACGATCGCACACAGGTTGAGGCGTTCCTAAGGGACTTTGAGTGGGAGAAGACGCCGCTGGGTGCGTTTGTGGTGAGCCAGAGGAAGTTGAGggcggagaagaggaagatgatggaggaggcgaggaaggag